The DNA region GTGAGGAGCCCGGCGTGCGCACGGGCCTGCGCATCGCCATGCTCGGCCGGCCCAATGCGGGCAAGTCCTCGCTGGTCAACCGCTTTGTGGGCGGGGACCGCATGATCGTAAGCGAGCTGGCCGGCACCACCCGCGACAGCGTGGACGTGGTGGCGGACATCCCCATCGGCCATCGCAAGAGAAAGCGCGGCAAGCCCGTGGCCCAGCCCGGCGAGCCCGAGGAGCTGTGGCGCTTCACCTTTGTGGATACGGCCGGCGTGCGCCGGCGCACCAAGATCACGGACGAGGTGGAGCAGTTCACGGTGCAGGCCGCGCTCAAGTCGGCGCGCAAGGCAGACGTGGCCGTGCTGGTCATCGACGCCCTGGGCGGCGTGGCCCAGCAGGACAAGAAGCTCATCTCGTACCTGGACCGCGAGAAGATCGCCTTCCTGGTCTTCCTTAACAAGATGGACATGGTGGAGCCGGCCGCGCGCAAGAAGGTGGTACAGGACCTGGAGTCGGCGCTGTCCATCTGCCCCCATGTGCCCAAGATCAACGGCTCGGCCCTCACCGGTTACAATGTGGACGAGATACTGACCATGGCGCGCAGCATCCACGAGGAGGCCGGCACCCGCATCTCCACCGGCGTGCTCAACCGCGCCATGAGCGAGGCCCTGAGTCGCCACCAGGCCCCGGTGGTCAAGCGCCGCCGCGCCAAGTTCTACTACATGACCCAGACCGACGTGCACCCGGCGACGTTCGTCTTTTTCGTCAATGATCCCGAACGTGTGAAGGACTCCTACGCCAAGTACCTGGAGAACCAGCTACGCAAGCTCCTGGGCCTGCCGCATGCGCCCCTCAAGGTGCTTTTCCGACCCAGCCATGGCGGGAAAGAATAACACGGCGAAATATTGGGAGAAGCAGCGGAAAACACGCGTCGTCCTTGACGCGGTGCACGCTCTCTCGTAATCTGCTTCGCCTACCTAAAAAATACCTTCAGGGGGTCATGATGGTCCAGAAAATGGATTCCATATGGTTCGACGGCAAGCTTGTTCCCTGGGACGAGGCGAATGTCCACGTTCTCACCCACACGCTGCACTACGGCGTGGGCGTTTTCGAGGGCATCCGCGCCTACAGGCTCAAGGACGGCGGCTCTTCGGTTTTCCGGCTCAAGGAGCACGTGGAGCGGTTCTTCCACTCTGCGCACATCGTGGAGATGGAGATTCCCTTCACGGAGGAAGAGATTGTCGACGCCATTGTGGAGACTCTGAAGGCGAACAAGATGCCGGAGGGCTACATCCGGCCCCTGTCCTTTGTGGGTGCCGGCGCCATGGGCGTGCATCCCGGCTCCAACCCCATTCAGACCATCATCGCCACGTGGCCCTGGGGCGCCTACCTGGGCGAGGAAGCCCTGGAGAACGGCATCCGCGTGAAGACCTCCACCTTCAGCCGTCATCACGTGAACGCGATGATGACCAAGGGCAAGGTCTGCGGCAACTACGTGAACTCCGTGCTGGCAAAGCGCGAGGCCGTGGCCGACGGCTATGACGAGGCCATGATGCTGGATACGGCGGGTTTCGTTTCCGAGGCCACCGGCGAGAACATCTTCATCGTGCGCAAGGGCGTCATCAAGACCACGCCGCTCACCTCCATCCTGGACGGCATCACCCGCGCCAGCCTGATGGAGCTGGCCGAGGACCTGGGCTACAAGGTGGTGGAGCAGCAGTTCACCCGCGACGAGGTCTACACCGCGGACGAGGCCTTCTTCTGCGGCACGGCGGCCGAGCTGACCCCGATCCGCGAGCTGGACCGCCGGGCCATCGGCAAGGGCGGCTTCAAAGTGGCCAAGCACCTGCAGGGCGAGTTCTTCAAGGTCGTTGCCGGCGAGAACCCCAAGTATGAGCACTGGCTGCACCGCTACGCGGTCTAGCAGCAGGCTGTTGAAAATCTCCCGCTGGCTGCGTTGCTGCAAAAAGTTCAACCCTTCGCGTATGCTGTATACGCGTCAGCCTTGAACTTTCCTTGCGCCTTGCCAGCGTGATTTTTGAACAGCCTGCCGTGAGAGGACTTTTCAACAGCAGTCTCGTTCTCTACGAAAGAATAAGTTTCGAAGCCCGGTTCGCCCGAAAAAGGCAGGTCGGGCTTCTTTTGCGCACAGGGTGCCGCAACGTCTCACAACTGTTAGTTAAAAGCTTGATTGATTAAACCATTTCAACCCGTTAAACTGGTTCTTTCCATTTGACCTGATTCGCGCTACCCAGGTGCTCATGAGCCAATCGCTCACCGCAAAATACAGACCCCAACGCTTTGACGAGGTAGCAGGCCAGGAGACGGTGAAAGCCGTGCTCTCCCGCGCCGCGCTGGAGGACCGCATCGCTCCGGCCTATCTCTTTAGCGGCACGCGCGGCGTGGGCAAGACCACGCTGGCGCGCATCTTCGCCAAGGCGGTGAACTGCGTGAACGCGCCCACGGCAGAGCCGTGCAACGAGTGCGTCCACTGCCGCCAGATCACCCAGGGCGCAGCCGTGGACGTCATCGAGATCGACGGCGCTTCCAACCGCGGCATCGACGACGCCCGCCGCCTGCGCGAGGACATCGGCTACGCGCCCATGGAGTGCCGCTACAAGGTCTTCATCATCGATGAGGCGCACATGCTCACCAAGGAGGCGTTCAACGCGCTGCTCAAAACCTTGGAAGAGCCGCCGCCCAACGTCACCTTTGTTCTCGCCACCACCGAGTCGCACAAGTTCCCGGCCACCATCATCAGCCGCTGCCAGCACTTCGTGTTCAAGCGGCTGCCAGCGCCGCGGCTCATGGATCACCTGCGCGCCATCCTGGACAAGGAGTCCGTGGAGTACGAGGAGGCCGCCCTGGCGCTCATCGCCAAGCGCGCGGCCGGCAGCGTGCGCGACTCCATGTCCCTCATGGGCCAGGTTATCGCCCTGGGCTCCGGTCCGCTCCGGTCCGAGGATGTCCGCTCCGTGCTGGGCCTGGCCGGGCAGGAGATCTACTTCGAGCTGCTGGAATCCATCCACGGGCAGGACCCTGTGGGTGTTTCCCGCGTGCTCGGCCAGATACTGGACCAGGGCCTGGACCTCGGCTTTTTCCTGCGCGAACTGGTCACCGTGTGGCGCACGCTTTTCCTGCTCAAGCAGTCGGGCGAGGCCGCCATACCGCTGCTGGACCTGGCCGAGGAGGAGGCCGCCGGCTGGATGGAGTGGGCGCAGAAGCTGGAGCTCGCGCACATCCACGCCGCCTGGCAGATGACTCTCGAAGGCCAGCGCCGCGTTCTCACCAGTCTGGAGCCCGCGCTCGCCCTGGAGCTGTTGCTCGTGAACCTCGCCTTCCTGCCCCGGCTGGTGCCGCTGGAGAATCTTCCCGCAGCGCCGTCGGCCGGCGGAGCAGGGGGCGGAACAGGTCAGTCCGGCGGCTCAGGAGGCGCAGCTTCCCCCGGAAATTTTAGCGGGCCACAGGGCCCGGCGGGAGCGCCACCATCAGGCGGCCACCCCGCGCCGGGCGCTCCACGCGACGCTGCTCCGGCGGCACCGCGTTCTGCACCTGCACAGCCTGCAGACCAGCAGCCTCCGCACCCATCGCCGCAGAACAGATCGCACCAGGCGCCTTCCGGGCCGCGTCCGGCTCCGGCAGCTCCCAGACCCGGATACGCCGGCAACGGCGCCGCGCCGCAGCAACCGGCGCAACAACATGCTCCCCGGCCTGCGCCGGCACCCCAGCCCGCACGGCAGACCGCCCCGGCCAGCCATCCCTCAGACACTCCGGCTGGCGCTCCGCAATCTGCGCAGAACAATGGTTCTCACGCGCAGGAGCCGCCGCCGTGGGTGGACGACGGCCCGGCGGATGATTACTCCTTTGGTGGCCCGCCGCCAGGACACCCGGCCGCGGCAGGCGGCGAGCCCCCGTTGCGGGAGGCTCCGCCCACTCCGCCCGAGTATGCGGAGCAGGCAGGTCAGGAACGCGAGTATCCCTCCGGCTGGACTGGGTTCATGGCCCGCTACCGCGACGCCGGCGGCGAGGACGGCCCCACGGTGCTGATGCACACCCGCGGCGAGCTGGACGGCGGCGTGCTGACCATTTATTGCAAATCGACGTTCCACAAGGATCAGGTGGAGGAGCAGCAGCACTGGCGTTTTCTGGCGCCGCTCGTTGCCCTGCACTACGGGCCCGATGTACGCATCGAGGTCGTCAGCGAGAACGGTGAGTTTGTCCACCAGAAAGAGCTGCGCGACGAGGTCCGCTCCCGTCCCCTGGTGCAGGGGATCATGGAGGAGCTCGACGCCCAGTTCGTGAACTGTCATCCTGTCAAGCCATCGCAGAAGCCGGGCGGCCGGTCCGAAAACGGCTCCAGCGACGGTTGAAATCCCGAATGAACATGATTGAATGGAGGATACCCACATGCGCGGCATGAACGATCTGGTGCGCCAGGCGCAGGTCATGCAGAAGAAGATTCAGAAGGCCCAGGAAGAGCTTGCCGAGAAAGAGGTCGAGGCCTCTGTGGGCGGCGGCATGGTCACCGTGGTCGCCACCGGCAGCCAGGAGATCAAGAGCGTGAAGATCGATCCGCAGGCCGTGGACCCCGAGGACGTGCCCATGCTCGAAGACCTGGTGCTTGCCGCGGTGAACGAGGCGCTGAAGAAGTCCAAGGACATGGCCGAGGAAGAGATGGGCGCCCTCACCGGAGGGATGAAGATTCCGGGGATGTTCTAGGTGGTTCACGAGCGACTTCCTGAGCCGCTCAAGGACCTCGTGGATCAGCTGGCCGGCTTGCCCGGGCTGGGGCCGAAGTCCGCCCTGCGCATGGCTCTGACCATGCTCGCCTGGCCGGAGGCCCGTACGCGGGAGCTGGGCCGGGCGGTGGGCGAGCTTCGCGACCGGCTCTGTATCTGCGACGAGTGCCGGGGGCTCTCGGACACGAATCCCTGCGCCATCTGCTCGGACGCGCGCCGCAGCCGCGAGACCCTCTGCCTGGTGGCGGAGTGGGACAGCCTGCTCGCCATAGAGGAAGGCGGCTTCTACCAGGGGCTCTACCTCATCCTGGGCGGGCTTCTGGCCCCGCTGGACGGCGTGGATGCCACCGGCCTGAACACGGACGTGCTCAAGAAACGGCTGGCCGAGGGCGAGGTCCGCGAGCTCATCCTGGCCCTTGGCACCACCCTGGAGGCGGAGAACACGGCGTCGTACATCAAGAACATGATCGTGCGGGAGTATCCCAACGTGAGCGTGACGCG from Oceanidesulfovibrio marinus includes:
- the der gene encoding ribosome biogenesis GTPase Der → MQTLPLVALIGRPNVGKSTMFNRMVGRNRAITHDRPGVTRDRMYGEVRRKGERDFGLVDTGGFALDDAGESVRWDAKGPEGLKGFEAEVYEQARIALDEADVLVLVVDGREGMSPLDARLADHLRGSGKPVLLAVNKVDGEERESELTAEFYALGLEPIAVSAAHGMNMNGLLDAIRERLPEEKEAGEEGEEPGVRTGLRIAMLGRPNAGKSSLVNRFVGGDRMIVSELAGTTRDSVDVVADIPIGHRKRKRGKPVAQPGEPEELWRFTFVDTAGVRRRTKITDEVEQFTVQAALKSARKADVAVLVIDALGGVAQQDKKLISYLDREKIAFLVFLNKMDMVEPAARKKVVQDLESALSICPHVPKINGSALTGYNVDEILTMARSIHEEAGTRISTGVLNRAMSEALSRHQAPVVKRRRAKFYYMTQTDVHPATFVFFVNDPERVKDSYAKYLENQLRKLLGLPHAPLKVLFRPSHGGKE
- a CDS encoding branched-chain amino acid transaminase, coding for MVQKMDSIWFDGKLVPWDEANVHVLTHTLHYGVGVFEGIRAYRLKDGGSSVFRLKEHVERFFHSAHIVEMEIPFTEEEIVDAIVETLKANKMPEGYIRPLSFVGAGAMGVHPGSNPIQTIIATWPWGAYLGEEALENGIRVKTSTFSRHHVNAMMTKGKVCGNYVNSVLAKREAVADGYDEAMMLDTAGFVSEATGENIFIVRKGVIKTTPLTSILDGITRASLMELAEDLGYKVVEQQFTRDEVYTADEAFFCGTAAELTPIRELDRRAIGKGGFKVAKHLQGEFFKVVAGENPKYEHWLHRYAV
- the dnaX gene encoding DNA polymerase III subunit gamma/tau encodes the protein MSQSLTAKYRPQRFDEVAGQETVKAVLSRAALEDRIAPAYLFSGTRGVGKTTLARIFAKAVNCVNAPTAEPCNECVHCRQITQGAAVDVIEIDGASNRGIDDARRLREDIGYAPMECRYKVFIIDEAHMLTKEAFNALLKTLEEPPPNVTFVLATTESHKFPATIISRCQHFVFKRLPAPRLMDHLRAILDKESVEYEEAALALIAKRAAGSVRDSMSLMGQVIALGSGPLRSEDVRSVLGLAGQEIYFELLESIHGQDPVGVSRVLGQILDQGLDLGFFLRELVTVWRTLFLLKQSGEAAIPLLDLAEEEAAGWMEWAQKLELAHIHAAWQMTLEGQRRVLTSLEPALALELLLVNLAFLPRLVPLENLPAAPSAGGAGGGTGQSGGSGGAASPGNFSGPQGPAGAPPSGGHPAPGAPRDAAPAAPRSAPAQPADQQPPHPSPQNRSHQAPSGPRPAPAAPRPGYAGNGAAPQQPAQQHAPRPAPAPQPARQTAPASHPSDTPAGAPQSAQNNGSHAQEPPPWVDDGPADDYSFGGPPPGHPAAAGGEPPLREAPPTPPEYAEQAGQEREYPSGWTGFMARYRDAGGEDGPTVLMHTRGELDGGVLTIYCKSTFHKDQVEEQQHWRFLAPLVALHYGPDVRIEVVSENGEFVHQKELRDEVRSRPLVQGIMEELDAQFVNCHPVKPSQKPGGRSENGSSDG
- a CDS encoding YbaB/EbfC family nucleoid-associated protein, which encodes MRGMNDLVRQAQVMQKKIQKAQEELAEKEVEASVGGGMVTVVATGSQEIKSVKIDPQAVDPEDVPMLEDLVLAAVNEALKKSKDMAEEEMGALTGGMKIPGMF
- the recR gene encoding recombination mediator RecR — encoded protein: MVHERLPEPLKDLVDQLAGLPGLGPKSALRMALTMLAWPEARTRELGRAVGELRDRLCICDECRGLSDTNPCAICSDARRSRETLCLVAEWDSLLAIEEGGFYQGLYLILGGLLAPLDGVDATGLNTDVLKKRLAEGEVRELILALGTTLEAENTASYIKNMIVREYPNVSVTRLAQGIPLGAEVKHVDKETLRQSLIHRQNL